In Aedes albopictus strain Foshan chromosome 3, AalbF5, whole genome shotgun sequence, the genomic window ttattttactacaaggagctaccaatagcaccactattggtacgtttACCCTAGTTGGATACGTTTGGTCACATTTAGGCATCAAATTTTTAAAACGAAACGCAGGAACACGCTCGTCACATTATACGAAACTCAGTACTATCGAGACGAAACTGTTCGCTTGCATTTGCGACTCCGGAAACAACGCGAACATAAAGACGAATTTCTAAACCCCGATAGGAATAAGacaaatgagccattttacgagacgtttcggatcagctgatcgctcatttcatgaattaaaatttgacaggaggttgcgcccaagcccgtgagtgttaatatcaatatcaacactgttgtcgtttcggaAAATAGACTATTCCAATAATCGCGAAttagggtacggccagagtggacgcgtcacgcgacccGGTTTTCCCATACGATTTTGTAGTGGATAAAAGCATCTTGGTAACAAATAAATGAAAGCGAGCGATTCGTTTCGGTGTATACTTCAAAGTTTCCTCGGGGATCACCTTAACTAATCGGAAAACCGAACGAATAGAAATGAGTGATAATTAGAGAGAAAACAAATACTGCTCTGAATGGGTACAATGGGTGAGAGAAAGTATAACAGTTCAACATGAAAACGAAGTTGATCCACGCGCGCTTTTAGTACGGCAAGAAGAAGTGAGCGAGAGGCAAGCCTTCGTCGCATAATACGACCCGAGAGCGATCGGCGGGGTATGCCCGGCATTCTTGTGAGCACCGCTCTCCCAATGCCACAGACACGACGTACGGTACTGAGTGTAGAGCTGTTCGGGGTGAGTCGTACCTGTTCGTACATTCGCGCGCTCCTTACACCGAACCAGAAACGCCCGAGAGTGAAATCGACGGGGCGATGGTGTGGCGGTTTGAGAGCGGGTGCGAGTGAGTGAGAAACGTCCAGCATTGGGTTGTGTAGAATTGCTCTCGGATTTGAAAAGCGGTGGGGTTCGCGATAGCTGAAGCCGAAGTCGATCGTCATTCTGTTGGCTATTGTTAAGACGACAGCACGTTTTTCGGCTTCGCGGGtgctttttgaaaagtggaaattttctgCTTGGCGGGTGCATCTGAAAAGTCGTCGGATCGGCGTTTTCTATATTCCGATTTGGAGCTTCGAAAGCCAAATTTCCTAATTTGCGGAAAATGGCCAGTAAGCGGCACGACAATGGCGCAGTGGACGCTCCTGTCCGGTAAGTATTTGAAACGCAAAATTCTGGAGTGGCTATTTCCGGAAAAAGTGAAGAAATTGGTAGAGAAAAAATGGCGGACATTGTACGGGTGTGAAAATGATAGACTACGAAAACAAAATGGCAAAAATCCGAAATATccggaaaaatcgaataaaatgacaAAAATCGCCCAATACTGATTAAAATCGCGACGCCGCAATTTATTTTGACAGCTCTTGCGTCGTCCCATCAGCTGTTaaatcaaaacaagtttgaacaaaaaaatccaaagaaaaaaatcaattcagaTTGTGTGTCGAATCCATAGTTCAACAACTATGAACTATCTCGGGAATGTAGGTGAGTTTTTATTGAAATAAGGTACAGAAAGAAAGCATATTTTTTGTCGATTGTCTTATTTTCAGGCTGGCTAAACGACACCAAGTGGAAGACGTCTAGAGGTACAAAAAACCTAGCAAAAAACCGATATTAGGAGCAATCGTTCCGATCGGTACTGGTAATGGAACAACGGTGGTCATGTTGCATTGACAGCTGTCTAGATATATTGGTAAGAGAGGCCAAATAATGACGGTTCATGCCAAGTAACATTGCTTCACTTTCATATTGAGATTTCAGAACTGGGTGGAAAACTGCCAACAAAGGATTACCAGGCAAATCGGAAGAGGCCTCAGACGAGTACTGCTGAACTATTCGGGGCAGTGGCTGTCGTGCCGCTTACTGGCCATTTTCCGCAAATTAGGAAATTTGGCTTTCGAAGCTCCAAATCGGAATATAGAAAACGCCGATCCGACGACTTTTCAGATGCACCCGCCAAGcagaaaatttccacttttcaaaaagcaCCCGCGAAGCCGAAAAACGTGCTGTCGTCTTAACAATAGCCAACAGAATGACGATCGACTTCGGCTTCAGCTATCGCGAACCCCACCGCTTTTCAAATCCGAGAGCAATTCTACACAACCCAATGCTGGACGTTTCTCACTCACTCGCACCCGCTCTCAAACCGCCACACCATCGCTCCGTCGATTTCACTCTCGGGCGTTTCTGGTTCGGTGTAAGGAGCGCGCGAATGTACGAACAGGTACGACTCACCCCGAACAGCTCTACACTCAGTACCGTACGTCGTGTCTGTGGCATTGGGAGAGCGGTGCTCACAAGAATGCCGGGCATACCCCGCCGATCGCTCTCGGGTCGTATTATGCGACGAAGGCTTGCCTCTCGCTTACTTCTTCTTGCCGTACTAAAAGCGCGCGTGGATCAACTTCGTTTTCATGTTGAACTGTTATACTTTCTCTCACCCATTGTACCCATTCAGAGCAGTATTTGTTTTCTCTCTAATTATCACTCATTTCTATTCGTTCGGTTTTCCGATTAGTTAAGGTGATCCCCGAGGAAACTTTGAAGTATACACCGAAACGAATCGCTCGCTTTCATTTATTTGTTACCAAGATGCTTTTATCCACTACagatttgacagctccttattattgattgttattccctTGCGTGCATATTTCCGCGTCACGCCGCGTTACGCGGCCACTCTGGCTGGCACTTTATACTAAGTATTTAATACTACGTGATCCGCTAAAGCGTTAGGTAAGAGAAATATGTTGGACACCGAAGATCATTTTGCAAGCACTTTAAGAGGTAAAATTGCCGGATGGCATAGCACCCCCAGTCGTTTCTCGAATCGGCCGGCGGAACGCGGTACAAAGAAAATGCGCGTGACAGTCGGTTTTGAAAACGTAGCTGCTCGCGAGCACAGCCTGCTACGGTCCGCAAAGCTACAGCCGAatcatcttaaaaaaaataaaaccttgTCATCTCCCCTAAGAAAGGTTGCATGAGACAGGGACAAATACGGTAGAAAAGAAATTGGAGAGTATTGATTCCAAAACTCAAGAACCAATCAAGGAAATCTACCAGGTTCAGGTACTTGGGAACCATAGAAGTATGAAATCGAGTCATTCCATGGCAAAATAAAAGCATACATTTTACATATGAAAATTAGTAGTGGTTTATTACTTACGGTTATGGTTTCTACTTAAACCTAATGTGGGGGTGTATGTGTCAGTCTGTAGAGTATCCCTCGGCGGCTGCAGAACTGGGGGTCTGTCCGGACAGAAGTTGGTTATGCCGGCAATCCTGCCGACCACTCCGTATCAGAACCCACGGTTGCTGGTCCGACATGGAGATGCACCACACTGGATTGATGGCCAGCATCGCCATCGATATGGGTTGAAAGAAAGGCCTGAATAGAGGAGGCATATGAGGGGCACATAAATCACCATGCAAAGACATATTTTTGGATAGGCTCTAGCTCACTCAACTTAGTTTCAGGCTTACCGATCTCAAAACTATCACCACTCTACTCCATCACTGCATGCACTTGGGGTTTTGTGGTAATTGGCTGTAGAATACAAAGTAGTGATAAAAACTATCCCTTTTCTCACTGTACACTGTTGCTACCTCAAGGTGAGCACAAAAAGGCCCAATCCCCTTCATTTAATCACTTCACCACAATCCAGTACACTATCGCGTTATCCGATACCAGCCAGGTAAAAACTATTATTGGCGCGCGCACTATGCTCTAACCTGCTTAACGATTAACTGGCTACTGATGGACACCGCAAATATCAGGACAGTATATCGGCGTAAGTAGTTCTCTGATTGCTACATGCTGATGGGTGGCGATAACAGTGATGAGAGTTAAAGAGATGAAGAGATTAGCCGTTGCGAGAGAACCTCTGTTAACTAGGGTTCCTGCTATCCATTTATGGCAGTGATGTGTCTATGGGTTTACAGTATAGAGATCGGAATATGTGCTCTCCCTCGCCTCTATTCGTGCAAATAATGACCTTTGTGCAGGCATTGCAATTCATCTCATCTTTCCATCTTTTGAGCGGGATACTGATCGAATGGTACCAGATCATCCCAGTGCTCTTGGATTAAATTTCCAATAACAATCTTGTGCTCATCTGATCATCTGATTAGAAATGCTATCTTAGTAAACCGGAAAGGCTGTGTAGCAACTGTTCATGAAAACTTTGACACATTCTGTCTGCGGTATAAGGCAGACACGTCAGGTAGAGTTTAAtattctgaacattttttttcccaAGTAGATAAATCGGTAAGTTGGTATAATGTTATTTTGAGCCAATACGTAATATGAACTGACTTATTTTGATTTTCAGCATGTTTATATAGCTATCCATGAGCCTTTTATGTTGCGGCTGGGCACACAAAAACCTAACTTCTCAAATCGGTATGGCCGGAAAAATCGCGTCAAACATTAACAGACGCAAGGGAGAACTTTAGAAGATTGCAAACACTTATATTGCTATGTAATTTGTTTTTAATATGAACTAAACATGGAACGAGACATTCTGTTTATATTCTTAATAAAACTGCAGCTGAATATTTACATTGATTATGTCATTTAATCTTAGAGGCACTTTTCTTTATaacaaagtttaaacgcatgttGGGTGTGAGACCATTTGGGCGGGAGGATTATTTTGGGTACTGCCCGCTATAACACCTCGTTGAAAAAAAAGTGAACTCGGCGTTTTCCCGAAGTACTGAAGCAGAAATTCAATAAAATATTCATTATCCAGTTGTTTCCCTATGAAGTCCCACAGTACGACGGACCACCTCCAAATTATAATTATGTTATCGCAAATCTCCGATGTACGTTCTGTACAGTTCCCAAAACTGACCTAGTTTATGCAACTTTAATGTAGTAGCGAGTTAAATGTTTTTCCTCGTTGTCCGAACTTTTATCAAGATCATCTTAAGATGTCGAGATGGATCATTGCAGTGCCATCTTAGATCAGAGATATTATCTTTCCTCCAAACTAAGATGATCTCTTGATCAGATGAGAAATGCAATGCCTGCCTTTGTGCCTTCTTGATTCTCCAAAAGCACAGATGTGTTTTCTACATGACAGGGTATGGCTAATCCGAGattgtgttctgttgttctgttgtgagTGTGATGTATTTTGAATATGGTAAGATAATCTATCCCTCTATTTTGTATGGCAGACTGTGAGCTAATTTGATGCTCTCGCGATACAAGCTATCATGGTCTTGGGTAAGGTTACAACCTTCTCTTTTTCGATCCTCCATTACAAAACGCCACCTTTCGAAATAATTTACTGATTTACAAGTTACTCATTTTTACATATTAAAGttatgtaattgaaaaaaaacTACTTAAAATCGGATTTCCAGGCGGTATTTATAGCCATTTATTTAATGATTTTATAGACCACCTGTCCATTATGCGGCGTTAATCCCAGTCAACcaatgatcgtataagatgttgaataagatgaaaaagtggaggcgatatgcgtacattttacatgcgtctAAATGGAacgtggcctccactttatcatcttacacagaaaaaaatatgtaattaaatttcagcgagaaatcatgcacataaagggaatgctagagttagtgcacttttacatgagatataatgtaaaattacattatcatcgtgtaaatttccgccaatcatCGCGTAaaacatcatggactccaaccggttacgtgactattagcggaaatttacacgattgtaacgtaattttacatgatattgtTCGAGAAGCAAGCCTTGAAGCAAGTACGATCACTAGTATTTAAGTATGCCATGCAAATATTGTTAGAGTTAAATATAGTTTTGTTGAAACCTCCGACTCGTCTAGTCACCATTTTTTTCTGCTCCAAgagatatctcatgtaaatatgcactaactctagcattccctttatgtgcatgatttcttgctgaattttacatgaatatttttttctgtgtatgcaacatcttatacgattactgattGTCTGGGGTTTCTTCAAACTTCATACACGGTAGCCGGAAAGATGAAACATTCATGGTCTAGCCGGCCGTCGCGTGGAACCCACATATTCACATAGAATTTCCAGTCTCCGGCAAACGAAGGTGGAATAATAACCCCAAATGATCCAATACTCAACATGTCAATGTTTTGTTGGTACTGTGAAAAAAAAGAAGTAATCAAATATGAATCAATAAAACACGTGTTGCCCTTCAcacacaggggatggccaaaatgtttgggataggcaactttttttctctcacaaaaaaattcaacatgctgtaacttttcatagagtgcatcaaaaaatctcaaattttgactgtttatcaacctattatatgtgcatcattggtacaaatttggtctcgattgattaatttttcgcgaagttagaatcgttcggatGAAACACTAttgtttagacaactaatttttgaactgtcatatctcggaaaccagtgaaccgaattgaatgatttttttaacgtttatcaccaatatattgatatttaatacgacgttataaaatgtaatattttttcacggcgaattaagtttataccggattgaaatttttacccatatagaggaaaataagtcaaatttgcaataccacacaaaaattactaaatatgttcttccttcaatctaaatcgacaccaacatttcaaaagggcgtaactgcttttggaatcatcactttcttttaaagctgtggatcatgtgttatgatttccatgtttttcacaacaagtaccagatgggtaaaactctcctctttccgacaaccacggtggtttgagtgtatgggaggcagtacgacctacagctttgaaagaaggtattacttccaaatgcagttacgcccttttgaaatgttggtgtcgaaataGGCTCTTCTATATCTgaataaagataacttgagaacataaGTGGAAAATCCTTGGATATGAACACTACAATtttttgacattgatgtaaaaactatacattttttcgagaaaaatccaaaaagtgtcaatccatgataacttttttcaacgtttaaaaagtacctttgttttaatggtttgtgaagcatttacatattgttagtatacgtacaaaatttcattcaattcggttcactggtttccgagatatgacagctcaaaaatgagttgtctgaaaaatagtgttaaCCCGAACTATtctaactttgccaaatattaaccaatcgagcccaaatttgtaccaatgatgcacatatgataggttgacaaacagtcaaaatttgagattttttgatgcgctctatgaaaagttataatttgttgaacttttttgtgagagaaaaaaaaattgcctatcccaaacattttggccatcccctgtacatactcCTGCTTCAAATGGACAGTGCTTTTCCAACTTTTCGTAAGTTTTGTACAAAAAGCGCTCCATGGGATTCCTTATAGcagtgcaaaagtcgtccatttcCTTATTAACTATCCCCGGCTGCCAAGTTCCACGTTGCAGATGTTTTGACGAGAGTTTGATCTGACACAGAAAAAGTGAACTATGTAAATCTCATACAGTTTATCCTGGTACGAATTACAACCTTCCAGGGTGAACGATAAGCTTCCCGATAAGTAATACTGCCGTTGTAGAATAGGCCACCATCTTCTTGATTCACTATATTGAAATTGCTCATATCCATAGCGATATAGGGTTCTCCATTGTCACATTCTGTGAGTGGTGACACGTCGAAAATGTACTTCGCCTGTAAGTATCGAATCGAGTTCAGGATATGTTTTCAAGTCAACCGACTTGTGTTCTTTGCACATAACTATGTACCTCGGTACGGTAGTCTGACGTGTTCTGAAAAAGCACTACTAATAAAACAAGGTTCCGATTCATTGTTGTTCCTAGTGATTCCTATGTATGTCTGAATTGGGTAGACCAGCTTGCAATgtccaaaatgatttattttaaacGGCATTGCATTTGCATGATTCAAAGCAATTAGTAAAACAAATTATATGCAAAAATATACTTGTGTAGCGATATATGATTTCGCTATGGATTTCCACTTAATTCGTATTATTCGGATTACTATCAGTCCTCCTATAGAATGCTGCAATTGTTTACTAATAGTTATTTGCAGGTCATGTCCACGCCAATATAGCTAATTATAGGCATTGGACAACCCTAAAACGCACATAAGACCGTAAGACACATAAGAAGACTCGACTATATCATGGTAGCAAATAAATTATGCTGATCAGATACTCAAGAGTTTTCTCAAGTTATTCACCCTCTTCCTTACCTCCGCCCGTTAGGgatgcagtggcgtagcaagggggtgcgatgggtgcggtccgcaccgggcccccgaattcagggggcctccaaatcaaagAAGGTTTccaacactagtttgaataaagttcttttaatagcgaaagtttcctataagtataagttcagcacttcgcagaactgctgataggtatgtgaaGGCCCTTTCGTGATAATCAAGAGTTTTTTTTGGAATACGGCACATAAATGGCCCCaaaatcacaagaaaaatgtgttagaaattaaaattgaattttgcGAAAATCATTTCCGATTTGGAAATAAAATTGTGAATACATCCCTGATATCCTAATAACAGGACCAAATATAGTTGTTGACTTAATTTAAGGTAGCAGCTAAAATTCAGGGGCCGCATTTATGAAAATTATGATCTAAACACTTGTCAagtcaaaaccgtaataacaatagtttgtcgattttttttgttttcgtatttgaaaaataaatgcaatcaacgtattccaccgatcaagtatttctttccaagtattccttaaaAGGTTTCTGCAAGAATACCTTCGGGCAAGATGAATACTTACCTTGCCTTCGGGAAAATGTATTACGATTTATCAAGCAATTACttcaaagaaatcttcaaaaaaaatcctctaagatttacttcagaacttttttcatggattgcttctggCATTTATTTGGAATACTTGAATTGGtacctccaggaacacctccaataatttcttcaggaatttcttcaaaaaattatcaaggaatccttcaaatatttcttcaaggattattttttttgcgaattttttcaagcattccttcaggaatacctcttcagATCCCTTCATCccttcaaggattatgtcatgaagtcctttaACGAAACCTTCAGATGAAccttaggaatttctcgaaggattcttttagagacttctccaagaaggaatcttgcaggagtttctcatggaatttctgagatcatgcttaaTCAGGTATTGCTCCTGAATGGATCCTGGTGAGattgtctaaagaaatttttggagcaatttttaaagtaCACCTCGAAGAATCTTTTAGATGAACTCTAAGAAGTATTTGTAACTGGGTATGAAGTAGCAGTAGAAGTACTAGAAGTACTATGGGAAATTAcgtgaaggattcctgaagaaattttgaaagcaaagggatttttggaagaattaattatgaaatgcctatatTATTTCTGCTGGAAGCCTGGGGGGAATTTCTTTAACACCCCTTGAATGAATTTGTGCAGGAACGCTTTGGAGATGTATGTGTTCacccttgtaggattatctgaaggaaaactttgagaaatccctgaaaaaatatttgtaacgatgcttgaaaaaatacttggagaaaaatATTGAGTCTTTATTGGAATTTCTTAAAGGGTtcatgaacgaattgtgaaagaggaattgtaaaaattgcctaaaaaatctttggacgatttcatacagcaattatcggaagaatttctttaaaaaaactttgaaattccttcgtaaggaatcctgaaaaggaattcaagaaaagctatttgaggcatttcaaaaagaacccttgaataaatttctgaaaacaaatcttgaaggaattcctaaaggattcctctgggaaatttgctcaagggatcatgtgggatagccccaaaggaatcgtttC contains:
- the LOC134292259 gene encoding uncharacterized protein LOC134292259 — translated: KHILNSIRYLQAKYIFDVSPLTECDNGEPYIAMDMSNFNIVNQEDGGLFYNGSITYREAYRSPWKIKLSSKHLQRGTWQPGIVNKEMDDFCTAIRNPMERFLYKTYEKLEKHCPFEAGYQQNIDMLSIGSFGVIIPPSFAGDWKFYVNMWVPRDGRLDHECFIFPATVYEV